TACAAAATTAAGGTTTAAAGACGAAAAATGCGTCGTGATACAGGAAACCTCATTCTTTTTCAGTTGGTTCCATACAGTAAATCACCCACCGAACTATATAGCTTTTAAGTCATTGGCTTTTTCCAACAGCCTCAATTTTGTTAGGAACTTTATGTACCACGTGGAGATTGTAGAAAGATACGCGCTAATCTTGTGCGTTTGTAAAACGAGTGAACAGTATACATGACGTTACAATTTTATACATTACACATATATTACAAAGTAGTGCAAAGTAAAATGGTAATCTCCGCCGGCACAGCCGCTCACAACCACATTTTCCATTTCATGAATGAAAAATTTATTAAGCACGTCCAACAAAAGCCTTCCCTTCTCCCAGCAAATAAGACGGGAAATAAGACAGAAAAAGAGGGGCATATTAAATGATGTTAATCGTTGCCTCTATCGGTTTCTAGAACAGAGCAGAAAACAACCTTGCAACTTCAGTTAGGCTTGGCTTAACTTCATTCAGTAGGTTAGTCCTTGTAAGCTCTGTGCTCAATGTCCCCAGCTACCGAATCCGATTTCTTGTTTGTAGCGATTAGTTAGGACGTTAGCCTTTCTGGTCAGTTTTGACAAGACAGTATATAATCCATTTAGATGATAATGGAACTGTTTCTGCAAGTCTTCTTCGCCTTCCACCTCGTCCACTCTAATGTCTATGGTGGGGGCTTTATCCTTTTTCCTGTCGTCCAGCTGCACCACACCCCATTCAATATCGTTCttgatggatttcagcaagacgtAGTAGTTGTACATATCCCGCTGATCAGAATAATAGTTAGAAGCTCCAGTACTTGAGACGCCATTAACTTCGGTCTTGCTTTCGTCTTCAAGAGGAACATCCCGCAAAAGACTCGGCACCATCACTGTCTGGTCCATATTCTTGACCGCAGCTATAAATTTGTTCATGGCGTTGAACAAGGAGTGCTTCTGATTGTACGTATCCATAATCTGCATCATTTTCCTTCAAGTCCGGTTGCTTTCGCTTTTCTGTACGGAATCTTTAAAACTCTTAGCTTCACAACTTCCTCCTTGCTGAGCTCCTCTTTGCACTGCGATCAGTTCGATTCCTCAGCGAATTTATGAAGGTGTTACTTGGCAGATTTTTTTGCAAATCAAGATGGAACCTGTCCTAAAATGACTTGAACAGCGGGAACCGAGCCAAATGCAAAGAGCCTCCTTTCTTGCTTCCGGGGCGTGCAGTTGCTTTCATGCTCCGATTTCCAAAGAGCGACTGTACGGCCCCGACCGCAGAGCAGACTGGATCTGCTGCACACGCCGGGAGAAACGCCCTATCTCCTGGCAACAAATCAGACCGGCCGGCGTCGTGACATCAATGTCACCCTTTTTGTTCTGACCAATCGCTTCTCTCGTCCTTTGTGAATTCAATATGATAATCAGCTCCGATTTGACAAAGCAGCCAATGGCAAATAGCCACATGCGTCACTGGGAGATCTGTCAGCAGGAGCAGGACTCTTCATTCTGCATTAGACAGCACtcccaacacgctggaggagctcagcaggtcgggcagcatccgtggagacaatcagtcaacgttttgggccgagacccttcatcaggactgaagagggagggggcagagagcagaggccctataaagaaggtggggggagggtgggaaggagaaggctggtaggttccaggtgaaaaaccagtaaggggaaagataaagggatgggggaggggaaacagggaggggataggcaggaaaggtgaagaaggaatagggaaaaGCACAATAGGAAGTAGAAGAAGGTGGAAccttgagggaggtgataggcagctgggggagggggcagagtgacatagggataggggaagggagggggagggaattaccggaatttggagaattcagtgttcatgccaaagggctggagactacccagatggtaatgaggtgttgctcctccaacctgagtttggcctcatcatggcagtagaggaggccacttatggacatatcggaatgggagtgtgaagcagagttgaagtgggtggcaaccgggagatcctgtctgttgtggcggacggagcggaggtactcgacgaagcagtccccccgtctgcgttgggtttcaccgatatagaggaggctgcaccgggagcactggatgcaacagatgaccccaacagactcacaagtgaagtgttgcctcacctggaaggactgtttggggccctgaatggtggcaagagaggagatgtagggacaggtgtagcacttattcttacagggataagtgctgggtgggagatctgtggggagggacgtgtggaccagggagttgtggacggaacgatccctgcggaaagcggaaggagtagagagggaaagatgtgcttagtggtggggtcctgttgaaggtggcagaagttgcggaggataatgtgctggatccggaggctggtggggtggtaggtgaggacaaagggaactctgtccctgttgtggtgacgggaggatggggtgagggctgaagtgcgggaaatggaggagatgcaggtgagggcattaTTGATGAcgacagaagggaaaccacgatccttaaagaaagaggacatttgagatgtcctggaacagaaagcctcatcctgggagcagatacggcggagatggaggaactgggaatagggaatagcatttttgcatgtggcggggtgggaagaggtatagttgaggtagttatgagagtcagtgggcttataggagatgtcagtggacagtctgtctccagagatggagactgagagatcgaaAAAGCGAGgagaagtgtccaagatagaccaagtgaatttgagggctgggtggaagttagaagcaaagtcgattaaattgacgagctcagcatgggtgcaggaaacagcaccaatgtagtcgtcaatgtagcgaagaaaaagttggggagcactaccaataggtttggagcacagactgttccacataaccaacgaagaggcaggcatagctgggtcccATACGAGTTCCCATAGcgacacccttggtctgaagaaagtgggaagagccaaaagagaagttattaagtgtgagaaccagttctgccaaccggaTAGGGTAGGGTGGTGGGGAACTgatgaggtctattgtccaggaGGTAGCAGAGGGCTTTGAGATCTTATTGATGGGGAAATTAGACCAAGTCTGTATACCTGGGTGAAGTGGAGATTTTCATTCAAAAATATCGCTGTACTTGTTATTTTTGAAGTTAGTGATTAGTTCCCCCCCCCTTTTGAGTATGAAAGAAAGAGGGAAGGAAataggtttttcactgtacttggaTACATATGACAATAGGAAAGCAAATCCaatttatattaaaaataaaactatCTCGCATATTGTTCAtagagatcaattcattacatggTACATTGGGAGagtacaaggtaaagcaatatcAGAATGCATAATaaggtgtaacagctacagagaaagtgcagtgctggtaGGCAATAAGGTGCCAGGTCATACCGAGGTCATTTAGTCAagaacaaatgagaaaatctgtagatgctggaaatctgagtcagtccctctccctccccctctccctctccctcttcccctccctcccctggaggaactcagcaggccaggcagcacctaggaaaagagtacagtcgacattttgggccaaaaccctttggcagcacTCAAGTCCATTTTATTGTTCTAAGGAACTATTCAATAGATTTCTACATTGTTATTAAAATTGTGCTTTGATTAATCTAGAGCCCTTCAAGTTATTGAGAATTTCAAGACAAATTCCACCTCTAAttctcactttcatggactctttatctcatgttcttgatatgtattactcatttattattatttttagttttttttttactcagctcaaactggtaaaacctgaggtacaggcatagccaaacACACTTATTCCTCAAATGCTAGGAACTTCCTGACTATTCTAGTGGTgattaatggctttctggagatttacatgaATATTGCAGTATAGACCTAATTGTTAATGCcagactttgggatgataccagttgtagatattactattgggacaatgggtaccctgttcatgttccacagtctttcTATTTCCACTTTTATTTCAGCATATTTTTGgtatttttcacttattgatttctgtatattTTGTGTGTTTGGGATGGCTGTATCTACTAAGTTCATTGTTGttgtttgtttatcctgtaatattatatctggacagttattatgga
This genomic stretch from Mobula birostris isolate sMobBir1 chromosome 6, sMobBir1.hap1, whole genome shotgun sequence harbors:
- the LOC140199783 gene encoding mid1-interacting protein 1-B-like, with product MMQIMDTYNQKHSLFNAMNKFIAAVKNMDQTVMVPSLLRDVPLEDESKTEVNGVSSTGASNYYSDQRDMYNYYVLLKSIKNDIEWGVVQLDDRKKDKAPTIDIRVDEVEGEEDLQKQFHYHLNGLYTVLSKLTRKANVLTNRYKQEIGFGSWGH